Sequence from the Primulina huaijiensis isolate GDHJ02 chromosome 16, ASM1229523v2, whole genome shotgun sequence genome:
ATATATGAAATTGAACAAGAGATATTGAGAAACGTTCTGTCACGCTCCGAGCCCGGACCGACGCCTGCGTGATTGCACAACGAACCCCTGtaacaactacttcgtattcgtattcgctttacgaaaatgattaaagTTGCTATAAAAGTTCATTGTAagtcattataaactcattttaaatctttgatttttaagaTGCGGGACAAAGATATCACACGTTCTACGTTAAAATAGATATGCAACAAACAGTCAATTATTGATTCAATCTTCAGCAGGGGGGATATCACTTAAATCTAAACCTTCCGCTGGGAGATCAGAAGTCAGAGGGCCTAATATTCCTTCTGAGCTCAACGTTAATCCGCTCTGCAAGTAAAAAGTGCAGGCAGGCGTCGTTTCTTAGGCTTATTTAGCGAGGAAAAAAGAGCCTCGTAACGAATGCAGAAAAAAGTTGCTCAATTTAGCATATATGTAGTATAGAAATACCTCAGGTTGAAATCTCAGCATGTCCGCACGAGCCATGGCTTCTGCTTGAGCAATTCTTTGCCGGAATGTCTGAGCCATCTCTTCTGCCTGGCATACCAAATCAAAGAACTTTTCATACAAACGCCATAAGGAGTTGCAATCCCATATAGCAATGTAACGTGACTAAAGACGTATCAAAAAGATGCAGTTTCTGTAAATCGCAGATGGAAAAGAAGCAAGCTGGGTTGGGCTATCGCGAAAAATTACACAAGCAGAATGATTTCGTTTTCTGGAGATAAATCCAAACATGACCACGTTATATTCAAATTCTCTACAAAAGACATCCAACTTTTATGCATCCCAAtacgatctttattttatttaaaattttcatcacCCCCAAAAGAATTGTAAACCTATTCTAATTCAAAATTCTTTAGTCTTCGAGATAATAATATCACgcaaactaataaaaaaattagattatcCAACACATTTTTATAATATGTGGCAAACCTTAGAAAAATATATCCttcataaaataaagaaaacacattctCCAATCCATTTTCTTGAAACATATTATGAGAAACAATTTCCAACAAGATAgccaaataaatcaaacattaCCTTCTCAAAGACCAGCTTGGGATTCCGTATCATGTCGCCTGGAGTAGGCTCTAATTTTTTGGTCGAAAGGCTCACTCGGCCTCTCTCGCGGTCATGACTCAGTATCATGACCTACAGCAAGTTTGAACACATTAGCATAAAATGCTTTGGAGGCATTAAACAGAAACAGAAAATTGCAAAGAAACGCACTTTCAAAGAGTCACCAGGCTGCAGAACTGTAGCGATATCTGAGACACGATCGTGGCTAATTTGGCTTACGTGCAAAAGGCCATTGATTCCACCAACGTCAATGAATGCACCATAAGGTTTCAAGCTTTGAACAGTTCCAATTACCACGGATCCGATTCCAAGTTGGGCCTGACTATCAGCCATTGCCTTGCGGTTACTGAGGACTAACCTGGACTGCTCCTCGTCGACCTCCACGAATTTAAGAGGAAGTTCTTTCCCAAGAAGATCCTCTGCAGATGATTTCTGgaaaaattcataaagatgcatagTAAATGTTTAGTTAACAATACAGTATGTATAAAGTACAAACCTGTTCATTTACCTCATCTAAAATTTTTGGGACAAGTGGTTACTAACGTAACACCAGAGCAAGCTTACAAAAGTTAGAATCCTCAAAAAATTGCCTCTATCATATTCATTAAGATGGTTATTTTTAAGCTTTGTTGCACAAACCCAGTGACTACAATTTCGATAATATTTCAGGGAATTTATTCCCCATTCTCTAGATTCCATGTGGGGGGAGAGCCgaagatttttaaaacatgaaatgaTGGTTGGTCCACCTCAGAAGAACTAGATATTTTGGGACAACTGGATGCATAACGCTTCATAAGCATGTTTTTGGAACATCTAATTATTCATCTCACTaaaacattaaattaaaatctaaAGAACTATGAAAAAAATCTGTAATAGTTAAGCATGCATGAAGATTTATGAGCAAGCCAGAGTGAAGAACAAACTGTTGAGATTTGTGAAAAAGGAACAAAACCACTAATGCCCTCCGCCAATGCCACCATCATTCCACCTTTGTTTGCTCCAACAACCTGCATGTGATCACAAGGAAAATCTTAGTTGAATAACTTTTTTCGAACAAAGCACTTTAGATGAGGAACTCCCGTGGTGTTAAAATGGATGCAAACACATTATCATGATATGCCCGACGTCACTCAAACGGCATCGTTTGACGTTTATTCTTTGTGAAGACATACCTTACCCTTGATAACAACATCTTCAGCTTGCAGTTGTCGACACCGTTCCCAAGCAAGGTCACATTGAATCGAC
This genomic interval carries:
- the LOC140961795 gene encoding small ribosomal subunit protein bS1c: MATLSQQFAGLKCPPLATTRNSKLSNFKNHCPNRKGSVISAAAVAVSNAQTRERMKLKEMFEDAYERCRTSPMEGVAFTIEDFHVALEKYDFNSEVGTKVKGIVYNTDANGALVDITSKSSAFLPLREASIHSIKHVAEAGIVPGLREEFVIVGENPSDDSLILSLRSIQCDLAWERCRQLQAEDVVIKGKVVGANKGGMMVALAEGISGFVPFSQISTKSSAEDLLGKELPLKFVEVDEEQSRLVLSNRKAMADSQAQLGIGSVVIGTVQSLKPYGAFIDVGGINGLLHVSQISHDRVSDIATVLQPGDSLKVMILSHDRERGRVSLSTKKLEPTPGDMIRNPKLVFEKAEEMAQTFRQRIAQAEAMARADMLRFQPESGLTLSSEGILGPLTSDLPAEGLDLSDIPPAED